One part of the Triplophysa rosa linkage group LG5, Trosa_1v2, whole genome shotgun sequence genome encodes these proteins:
- the clcn2a gene encoding chloride channel protein 2a isoform X3 — protein sequence MARDRAQQRVLQYQQTLMYGRYTQELGAYAKEEAARLREDGALRRTTSVRGQAPELQEYEKDPCAKCQVCMSRCKKFLISRVGEDWIFLILLGLVMALVSWAMDYTIAFCQQAQKWMYGGLHSNMLLQYLAWVTYPVVLITFSAGFTQILAPQAVGSGIPEMKTILRGVVLKEYLTFKTFVAKVIGLTCALGSGMPLGKEGPFVHVASLCAALLSKFMALFGGIFMEEPFEGNKNELRNTEMLSAACAVGVGCCFAAPIGGVLFSIEVTSTFFAVRNYWRGFFAATFSAFIFRVLAVWNKDEETITALFKTRFRLDFPFDLQELPAFAVLGIASGFGGALFVYLNRIIVESMRKQKTINKFLLKKRLVYPAVVTLLVSTLTFPPGFGQFMAGQLTQHESLVALFDNLTWYKQGVAEEFEFSSHVPEAWKHPQVSVFITLLLFIVMKFWMSAVATTMPVPCGAFMPVFLIGAAFGRLVGESMAAVFPDGIHADNTVYPIVPGGYAVAGAAALSGAVTHTVSTAVIVFELTGQISHILPVMIAVILANAVAQSLQPSLYDSIIRIQKLPYLPELGWGQEKYNIRVEDIMVRDVRYITFSSSYRDLQEALVTGQLKTLALVESKESMILLGSIERSQLQSLLSQQLGRARRLEYLRVRTEDNGTHVPTFPQDSPSRSGRGVRFLISTEESSYSPTLTNSQIPLKSALKTVSAISNTESLNSSPNLSSGEPVKELVECNAGPMSPKRSRRPKRVKITMADTPDVEDDMSTAEIAEWEEQQLDEAVNFNNCKIDPAPFQLVERTSLHKTHTIFSLLGLDHAYVTSTGRLVGVVSLKELRKAIEGSVTVTGVKVRPPLASFRDSGNSSSVSEVTELHKLWSRHKSLSLPREPNLPDLEDQGEQPSEGSLVNETECTELSSQNSPLHTDDQAELPYVDTTPQEEHLPKLPYDCTHPLHDDSETVDEHCPTQSEEPLSEGSPSNSKVQPE from the exons ATGTATGGCCGCTACACACAAGAGCTGGGCGCCTATGCCAAAGAAGAGGCAGCTCGTCTGCGTGAGGATGGAGCACTGCGGAGGACCACCAGTGTGCGTGGCCAGGCCCCAGAACTGCAGGAGTATGAGAAAGATCCGTGTGCCAAGTGTCAAG TCTGTATGTCACGGTGTAAGAAGTTCCTGATTTCCCGCGTGGGTGAAGACTGGATTTTCCTCATCCTCTTGGGGCTTGTCATGGCATTGGTCAGCTGGGCCATGGACTACACTATTGCCTTCTGCCAGCAAG CACAGAAGTGGATGTATGGTGGTCTGCACAGTAACATGCTCCTTCAGTACCTGGCCTGGGTCACCTACCCTGTGGTCTTAATCACCTTCTCCGCCGGCTTTACGCAGATACTCGCTCCACAGGCAGTGG GTTCTGGGATCCCTGAGATGAAGACCATCCTCCGAGGTGTGGTGCTGAAGGAATACCTTACTTTCAAAACCTTTGTCGCCAAAGTGATTGGCTTAACTTGTGCCCTTGGAAGTGGCATGCCTTTAGGCAAAGAG GGACCATTTGTTCAtgttgccagcctgtgcgctgCTCTGTTAAGCAAATTCATGGCCTTGTTTGGAGGAATCTTCATG GAAGAGCCCTTTGAGGGAAATAAG AATGAACTAAGAAACACAGAGATGCTGTCAGCGGCCTGTGCTGTGGGCGTGGGCTGTTGCTTCGCGGCCCCCATCGGAG GGGTGCTGTTTAGTATTGAGGTCACATCTACGTTCTTTGCTGTGAGGAACTACTGGAGAGGATTCTTCGCTGCAACCTTCAGTGCCTTTATCTTCAGGGTGCTGGCAGTGTGGAATAAGGATGAGG AGACGATCACAGCTCTCTTCAAAACTCGCTTTCGTCTGGACTTTCCCTTTGACCTACAGGAGCTTCCAGCATTTGCTGTGCTTgg GATTGCCAGTGGTTTTGGAGGGGCGTTGTTCGTCTACCTAAACAGAATAATAGTAGAATCTATGAGAAAACAGAAAACCATCAACAAGTTTTTGCTGAAAAA AAGGCTTGTTTATCCTGCTGTGGTCACTCTGCTCGTGTCCACTCTCACCTTTCCTCCAGGGTTTGGCCAGTTCATGGCAGGCCAG CTGACTCAACATGAGTCACTGGTGGCACTGTTTGACAACCTGACATGGTACAAGCAAGGTGTTGCTGAGGAGTTTGAGTTCTCCAGTCACGTTCCTGAGGCCTGGAAGCACCCGCAAGTCAGTGTCTTCATCACACTTCTCCTCTTCATAGTCATGAAG TTCTGGATGTCAGCTGTGGCCACAACAATGCCTGTGCCATGCGGGGCCTTCATGCCAGTTTTTCTCATTG GGGCTGCATTCGGCCGACTTGTTGGCGAGAGCATGGCTGCTGTTTTCCCCGACGGGATACACGCTGACAACACTGTATATCCCATAGTTCCCGGCGGTTACGCAGTTGCAG GGGCGGCGGCTCTCTCTGGCGCAGTCACTCACACCGTGTCCACCGCCGTCATCGTGTTCGAGCTGACCGGTCAAATCTCGCACATCCTGCCCGTGATGATCGCCGTCATACTGGCTAACGCTGTGGCCCAGAGTCTACAGCCTTCCCTTTACGATTCCATCATCCGCATACAGAAACTTCCGTACCTGCCGGAGCTTGGCTGGGGACAGGA GAAATATAATATCCGAGTGGAGGACATAATGGTGAGGGATGTGCGGTATATCACTTTCTCGTCCTCTTACCGGGACCTGCAGGAAGCTCTCGTAACGGGCCAGCTTAAGACTCTTGCCCTGGTGGAGTCCAAAG AGTCCATGATCCTGCTGGGTTCAATAGAGCGGTCACAGCTGCAGTCGCTGCTCTCACAGCAGCTCGGCCGGGCCCGCAGGCTGGAGTACTTGAGAGTGCGCACTGAGGACAACGGTACCCATGTGCCCACATTCCCCCAGGACTCTCCCTCCAGATCCGGCCGTGGGGTACGCTTCCTG ATCTCCACTGAAGAGTCCTCCTACAGCCCTACACTGACTAACTCTCAGATCCCCCTCAAGTCTGCTCTGAAGACAGTGTCTGCAATCAGCAACACAGAGTCATTGAACA GCTCTCCAAATCTCTCCTCTGGGGAACCTGTTAAGGAGCTGGTAGAG TGCAATGCTGGCCCCATGTCTCCTAAGAGGAGCAGGAGGCCCAAGCGTGTGAAGATTACCATGGCG GACACTCCTGATGTGGAAGATGATATGTCAACTGCAGAG ATAGCAGAGTGGGAGGAGCAACAGTTGGATGAGGCTGTAAATTTCAACAATTGTAAAATAGACCCCGCCCCCTTTCAGCTAGTGGAGCGTACATCTTTGCATAAG ACACACACCATTTTCTCACTGCTTGGCCTGGACCATGCCTATGTCACCAGCACTGGACGTCTAGTAGGCGTGGTATCTTTGAAGGAG CTCCGTAAGGCCATCGAGGGGTCTGTAACGGTGACCGGAGTGAAAGTTCGTCCCCCGCTGGCCAGCTTCCGTGACAGCGGCAACAGCAGCAGCGTTTCAGAAGTTACCGAGCTCCACAAGCTCTGGAGTCGTCACAAGAGCCTGTCGTTGCCACGGGAACCCAACCTCCCTGACCTGGAAGACCAAGGGGAGCAGCCGTCTGAAGGCAGCCTGGTAAATGAGACCGAGTGCACGGAGCTGTCCAGTCAGAACAGCCCCTTACATACAGATGACCAGGCAGAGCTGCCCTACGTCGATACTACTCCCCAAGAGGAGCATCTGCCAAAGCTCCCCTATGACTGTACCCACCCACTTCATGACGACTCGGAGACAGTCGATGAGCATTGCCCGACCCAGAGCGAGGAACCTTTGAGTGAGGGAAGCCCCTCGAACTCGAAGGTTCAACCGGAATGA
- the clcn2a gene encoding chloride channel protein 2a isoform X7, with protein MARDRAQQRVLQYQQTLMYGRYTQELGAYAKEEAARLREDGALRRTTSVRGQAPELQEYEKDPCAKCQVCMSRCKKFLISRVGEDWIFLILLGLVMALVSWAMDYTIAFCQQAQKWMYGGLHSNMLLQYLAWVTYPVVLITFSAGFTQILAPQAVGSGIPEMKTILRGVVLKEYLTFKTFVAKVIGLTCALGSGMPLGKEGPFVHVASLCAALLSKFMALFGGIFMLKEEPFEGNKNELRNTEMLSAACAVGVGCCFAAPIGGVLFSIEVTSTFFAVRNYWRGFFAATFSAFIFRVLAVWNKDEETITALFKTRFRLDFPFDLQELPAFAVLGIASGFGGALFVYLNRIIVESMRKQKTINKFLLKKRLVYPAVVTLLVSTLTFPPGFGQFMAGQLTQHESLVALFDNLTWYKQGVAEEFEFSSHVPEAWKHPQVSVFITLLLFIVMKFWMSAVATTMPVPCGAFMPVFLIGAAFGRLVGESMAAVFPDGIHADNTVYPIVPGGYAVAGAAALSGAVTHTVSTAVIVFELTGQISHILPVMIAVILANAVAQSLQPSLYDSIIRIQKLPYLPELGWGQEKYNIRVEDIMVRDVRYITFSSSYRDLQEALVTGQLKTLALVESKESMILLGSIERSQLQSLLSQQLGRARRLEYLRVRTEDNGTHVPTFPQDSPSRSGRGVRFLISTEESSYSPTLTNSQIPLKSALKTVSAISNTESLNSSPNLSSGEPVKELVEDTPDVEDDMSTAEIAEWEEQQLDEAVNFNNCKIDPAPFQLVERTSLHKTHTIFSLLGLDHAYVTSTGRLVGVVSLKELRKAIEGSVTVTGVKVRPPLASFRDSGNSSSVSEVTELHKLWSRHKSLSLPREPNLPDLEDQGEQPSEGSLVNETECTELSSQNSPLHTDDQAELPYVDTTPQEEHLPKLPYDCTHPLHDDSETVDEHCPTQSEEPLSEGSPSNSKVQPE; from the exons ATGTATGGCCGCTACACACAAGAGCTGGGCGCCTATGCCAAAGAAGAGGCAGCTCGTCTGCGTGAGGATGGAGCACTGCGGAGGACCACCAGTGTGCGTGGCCAGGCCCCAGAACTGCAGGAGTATGAGAAAGATCCGTGTGCCAAGTGTCAAG TCTGTATGTCACGGTGTAAGAAGTTCCTGATTTCCCGCGTGGGTGAAGACTGGATTTTCCTCATCCTCTTGGGGCTTGTCATGGCATTGGTCAGCTGGGCCATGGACTACACTATTGCCTTCTGCCAGCAAG CACAGAAGTGGATGTATGGTGGTCTGCACAGTAACATGCTCCTTCAGTACCTGGCCTGGGTCACCTACCCTGTGGTCTTAATCACCTTCTCCGCCGGCTTTACGCAGATACTCGCTCCACAGGCAGTGG GTTCTGGGATCCCTGAGATGAAGACCATCCTCCGAGGTGTGGTGCTGAAGGAATACCTTACTTTCAAAACCTTTGTCGCCAAAGTGATTGGCTTAACTTGTGCCCTTGGAAGTGGCATGCCTTTAGGCAAAGAG GGACCATTTGTTCAtgttgccagcctgtgcgctgCTCTGTTAAGCAAATTCATGGCCTTGTTTGGAGGAATCTTCATG CTGAAGGAAGAGCCCTTTGAGGGAAATAAG AATGAACTAAGAAACACAGAGATGCTGTCAGCGGCCTGTGCTGTGGGCGTGGGCTGTTGCTTCGCGGCCCCCATCGGAG GGGTGCTGTTTAGTATTGAGGTCACATCTACGTTCTTTGCTGTGAGGAACTACTGGAGAGGATTCTTCGCTGCAACCTTCAGTGCCTTTATCTTCAGGGTGCTGGCAGTGTGGAATAAGGATGAGG AGACGATCACAGCTCTCTTCAAAACTCGCTTTCGTCTGGACTTTCCCTTTGACCTACAGGAGCTTCCAGCATTTGCTGTGCTTgg GATTGCCAGTGGTTTTGGAGGGGCGTTGTTCGTCTACCTAAACAGAATAATAGTAGAATCTATGAGAAAACAGAAAACCATCAACAAGTTTTTGCTGAAAAA AAGGCTTGTTTATCCTGCTGTGGTCACTCTGCTCGTGTCCACTCTCACCTTTCCTCCAGGGTTTGGCCAGTTCATGGCAGGCCAG CTGACTCAACATGAGTCACTGGTGGCACTGTTTGACAACCTGACATGGTACAAGCAAGGTGTTGCTGAGGAGTTTGAGTTCTCCAGTCACGTTCCTGAGGCCTGGAAGCACCCGCAAGTCAGTGTCTTCATCACACTTCTCCTCTTCATAGTCATGAAG TTCTGGATGTCAGCTGTGGCCACAACAATGCCTGTGCCATGCGGGGCCTTCATGCCAGTTTTTCTCATTG GGGCTGCATTCGGCCGACTTGTTGGCGAGAGCATGGCTGCTGTTTTCCCCGACGGGATACACGCTGACAACACTGTATATCCCATAGTTCCCGGCGGTTACGCAGTTGCAG GGGCGGCGGCTCTCTCTGGCGCAGTCACTCACACCGTGTCCACCGCCGTCATCGTGTTCGAGCTGACCGGTCAAATCTCGCACATCCTGCCCGTGATGATCGCCGTCATACTGGCTAACGCTGTGGCCCAGAGTCTACAGCCTTCCCTTTACGATTCCATCATCCGCATACAGAAACTTCCGTACCTGCCGGAGCTTGGCTGGGGACAGGA GAAATATAATATCCGAGTGGAGGACATAATGGTGAGGGATGTGCGGTATATCACTTTCTCGTCCTCTTACCGGGACCTGCAGGAAGCTCTCGTAACGGGCCAGCTTAAGACTCTTGCCCTGGTGGAGTCCAAAG AGTCCATGATCCTGCTGGGTTCAATAGAGCGGTCACAGCTGCAGTCGCTGCTCTCACAGCAGCTCGGCCGGGCCCGCAGGCTGGAGTACTTGAGAGTGCGCACTGAGGACAACGGTACCCATGTGCCCACATTCCCCCAGGACTCTCCCTCCAGATCCGGCCGTGGGGTACGCTTCCTG ATCTCCACTGAAGAGTCCTCCTACAGCCCTACACTGACTAACTCTCAGATCCCCCTCAAGTCTGCTCTGAAGACAGTGTCTGCAATCAGCAACACAGAGTCATTGAACA GCTCTCCAAATCTCTCCTCTGGGGAACCTGTTAAGGAGCTGGTAGAG GACACTCCTGATGTGGAAGATGATATGTCAACTGCAGAG ATAGCAGAGTGGGAGGAGCAACAGTTGGATGAGGCTGTAAATTTCAACAATTGTAAAATAGACCCCGCCCCCTTTCAGCTAGTGGAGCGTACATCTTTGCATAAG ACACACACCATTTTCTCACTGCTTGGCCTGGACCATGCCTATGTCACCAGCACTGGACGTCTAGTAGGCGTGGTATCTTTGAAGGAG CTCCGTAAGGCCATCGAGGGGTCTGTAACGGTGACCGGAGTGAAAGTTCGTCCCCCGCTGGCCAGCTTCCGTGACAGCGGCAACAGCAGCAGCGTTTCAGAAGTTACCGAGCTCCACAAGCTCTGGAGTCGTCACAAGAGCCTGTCGTTGCCACGGGAACCCAACCTCCCTGACCTGGAAGACCAAGGGGAGCAGCCGTCTGAAGGCAGCCTGGTAAATGAGACCGAGTGCACGGAGCTGTCCAGTCAGAACAGCCCCTTACATACAGATGACCAGGCAGAGCTGCCCTACGTCGATACTACTCCCCAAGAGGAGCATCTGCCAAAGCTCCCCTATGACTGTACCCACCCACTTCATGACGACTCGGAGACAGTCGATGAGCATTGCCCGACCCAGAGCGAGGAACCTTTGAGTGAGGGAAGCCCCTCGAACTCGAAGGTTCAACCGGAATGA
- the clcn2a gene encoding chloride channel protein 2a isoform X1 has translation MARDRAQQRVLQYQQTLMYGRYTQELGAYAKEEAARLREDGALRRTTSVRGQAPELQEYEKDPCAKCQVCMSRCKKFLISRVGEDWIFLILLGLVMALVSWAMDYTIAFCQQAQKWMYGGLHSNMLLQYLAWVTYPVVLITFSAGFTQILAPQAVGSGIPEMKTILRGVVLKEYLTFKTFVAKVIGLTCALGSGMPLGKEGPFVHVASLCAALLSKFMALFGGIFMLKEEPFEGNKNELRNTEMLSAACAVGVGCCFAAPIGGVLFSIEVTSTFFAVRNYWRGFFAATFSAFIFRVLAVWNKDEETITALFKTRFRLDFPFDLQELPAFAVLGIASGFGGALFVYLNRIIVESMRKQKTINKFLLKKRLVYPAVVTLLVSTLTFPPGFGQFMAGQLTQHESLVALFDNLTWYKQGVAEEFEFSSHVPEAWKHPQVSVFITLLLFIVMKFWMSAVATTMPVPCGAFMPVFLIGAAFGRLVGESMAAVFPDGIHADNTVYPIVPGGYAVAGAAALSGAVTHTVSTAVIVFELTGQISHILPVMIAVILANAVAQSLQPSLYDSIIRIQKLPYLPELGWGQEKYNIRVEDIMVRDVRYITFSSSYRDLQEALVTGQLKTLALVESKESMILLGSIERSQLQSLLSQQLGRARRLEYLRVRTEDNGTHVPTFPQDSPSRSGRGVRFLISTEESSYSPTLTNSQIPLKSALKTVSAISNTESLNSSPNLSSGEPVKELVECNAGPMSPKRSRRPKRVKITMADTPDVEDDMSTAEIAEWEEQQLDEAVNFNNCKIDPAPFQLVERTSLHKTHTIFSLLGLDHAYVTSTGRLVGVVSLKELRKAIEGSVTVTGVKVRPPLASFRDSGNSSSVSEVTELHKLWSRHKSLSLPREPNLPDLEDQGEQPSEGSLVNETECTELSSQNSPLHTDDQAELPYVDTTPQEEHLPKLPYDCTHPLHDDSETVDEHCPTQSEEPLSEGSPSNSKVQPE, from the exons ATGTATGGCCGCTACACACAAGAGCTGGGCGCCTATGCCAAAGAAGAGGCAGCTCGTCTGCGTGAGGATGGAGCACTGCGGAGGACCACCAGTGTGCGTGGCCAGGCCCCAGAACTGCAGGAGTATGAGAAAGATCCGTGTGCCAAGTGTCAAG TCTGTATGTCACGGTGTAAGAAGTTCCTGATTTCCCGCGTGGGTGAAGACTGGATTTTCCTCATCCTCTTGGGGCTTGTCATGGCATTGGTCAGCTGGGCCATGGACTACACTATTGCCTTCTGCCAGCAAG CACAGAAGTGGATGTATGGTGGTCTGCACAGTAACATGCTCCTTCAGTACCTGGCCTGGGTCACCTACCCTGTGGTCTTAATCACCTTCTCCGCCGGCTTTACGCAGATACTCGCTCCACAGGCAGTGG GTTCTGGGATCCCTGAGATGAAGACCATCCTCCGAGGTGTGGTGCTGAAGGAATACCTTACTTTCAAAACCTTTGTCGCCAAAGTGATTGGCTTAACTTGTGCCCTTGGAAGTGGCATGCCTTTAGGCAAAGAG GGACCATTTGTTCAtgttgccagcctgtgcgctgCTCTGTTAAGCAAATTCATGGCCTTGTTTGGAGGAATCTTCATG CTGAAGGAAGAGCCCTTTGAGGGAAATAAG AATGAACTAAGAAACACAGAGATGCTGTCAGCGGCCTGTGCTGTGGGCGTGGGCTGTTGCTTCGCGGCCCCCATCGGAG GGGTGCTGTTTAGTATTGAGGTCACATCTACGTTCTTTGCTGTGAGGAACTACTGGAGAGGATTCTTCGCTGCAACCTTCAGTGCCTTTATCTTCAGGGTGCTGGCAGTGTGGAATAAGGATGAGG AGACGATCACAGCTCTCTTCAAAACTCGCTTTCGTCTGGACTTTCCCTTTGACCTACAGGAGCTTCCAGCATTTGCTGTGCTTgg GATTGCCAGTGGTTTTGGAGGGGCGTTGTTCGTCTACCTAAACAGAATAATAGTAGAATCTATGAGAAAACAGAAAACCATCAACAAGTTTTTGCTGAAAAA AAGGCTTGTTTATCCTGCTGTGGTCACTCTGCTCGTGTCCACTCTCACCTTTCCTCCAGGGTTTGGCCAGTTCATGGCAGGCCAG CTGACTCAACATGAGTCACTGGTGGCACTGTTTGACAACCTGACATGGTACAAGCAAGGTGTTGCTGAGGAGTTTGAGTTCTCCAGTCACGTTCCTGAGGCCTGGAAGCACCCGCAAGTCAGTGTCTTCATCACACTTCTCCTCTTCATAGTCATGAAG TTCTGGATGTCAGCTGTGGCCACAACAATGCCTGTGCCATGCGGGGCCTTCATGCCAGTTTTTCTCATTG GGGCTGCATTCGGCCGACTTGTTGGCGAGAGCATGGCTGCTGTTTTCCCCGACGGGATACACGCTGACAACACTGTATATCCCATAGTTCCCGGCGGTTACGCAGTTGCAG GGGCGGCGGCTCTCTCTGGCGCAGTCACTCACACCGTGTCCACCGCCGTCATCGTGTTCGAGCTGACCGGTCAAATCTCGCACATCCTGCCCGTGATGATCGCCGTCATACTGGCTAACGCTGTGGCCCAGAGTCTACAGCCTTCCCTTTACGATTCCATCATCCGCATACAGAAACTTCCGTACCTGCCGGAGCTTGGCTGGGGACAGGA GAAATATAATATCCGAGTGGAGGACATAATGGTGAGGGATGTGCGGTATATCACTTTCTCGTCCTCTTACCGGGACCTGCAGGAAGCTCTCGTAACGGGCCAGCTTAAGACTCTTGCCCTGGTGGAGTCCAAAG AGTCCATGATCCTGCTGGGTTCAATAGAGCGGTCACAGCTGCAGTCGCTGCTCTCACAGCAGCTCGGCCGGGCCCGCAGGCTGGAGTACTTGAGAGTGCGCACTGAGGACAACGGTACCCATGTGCCCACATTCCCCCAGGACTCTCCCTCCAGATCCGGCCGTGGGGTACGCTTCCTG ATCTCCACTGAAGAGTCCTCCTACAGCCCTACACTGACTAACTCTCAGATCCCCCTCAAGTCTGCTCTGAAGACAGTGTCTGCAATCAGCAACACAGAGTCATTGAACA GCTCTCCAAATCTCTCCTCTGGGGAACCTGTTAAGGAGCTGGTAGAG TGCAATGCTGGCCCCATGTCTCCTAAGAGGAGCAGGAGGCCCAAGCGTGTGAAGATTACCATGGCG GACACTCCTGATGTGGAAGATGATATGTCAACTGCAGAG ATAGCAGAGTGGGAGGAGCAACAGTTGGATGAGGCTGTAAATTTCAACAATTGTAAAATAGACCCCGCCCCCTTTCAGCTAGTGGAGCGTACATCTTTGCATAAG ACACACACCATTTTCTCACTGCTTGGCCTGGACCATGCCTATGTCACCAGCACTGGACGTCTAGTAGGCGTGGTATCTTTGAAGGAG CTCCGTAAGGCCATCGAGGGGTCTGTAACGGTGACCGGAGTGAAAGTTCGTCCCCCGCTGGCCAGCTTCCGTGACAGCGGCAACAGCAGCAGCGTTTCAGAAGTTACCGAGCTCCACAAGCTCTGGAGTCGTCACAAGAGCCTGTCGTTGCCACGGGAACCCAACCTCCCTGACCTGGAAGACCAAGGGGAGCAGCCGTCTGAAGGCAGCCTGGTAAATGAGACCGAGTGCACGGAGCTGTCCAGTCAGAACAGCCCCTTACATACAGATGACCAGGCAGAGCTGCCCTACGTCGATACTACTCCCCAAGAGGAGCATCTGCCAAAGCTCCCCTATGACTGTACCCACCCACTTCATGACGACTCGGAGACAGTCGATGAGCATTGCCCGACCCAGAGCGAGGAACCTTTGAGTGAGGGAAGCCCCTCGAACTCGAAGGTTCAACCGGAATGA